TACATCAAGATCAAATTGTTTCCAATAATTAATGCAGATCATTTCATCTCCCATTCATTCTATAGTGTCTTGGTCCTCTGTGCTATCTTGGGAAATAGCCTAACATATTCTAGTTGAACATTTCCCAATGCACATCTCTTTCctagactttattttttcttcatctgtttaGGTACTTGTATTTTACATGACAAATTCCTAAATTGGTTATGACTGAATGTTAAGAAAAGTTTCCTTTGGTCAAGACCAATATCCACTCCACCATTTACAATCAAGGAATTTAGCTGTTCTTACTATTTAAACCACGAGCTATTGGTTTATAATCATTGTAGAgaccaaaaatatataaataaataagcttagtaggaaaaaaaaaatcgctGAGAAAACACTCAACAGTATGTAAGGCAAAGAAGAAaagtgaggccggcactgtggctcaataggctaatcctccacctgcagcgctggtacaccaggttctagtcccagtcggggagccagattctgtcccggtcgctcctcttcctgtccagctctctgctgtggcccaggagtgcagtggaggatggcccaagtccttgggccctgcatccgcatgggagaccaggagaagcacctggctcctgccttcagatcagcgtggtgcaccggccacagtggccattggagggtgaaccaacggcaaaaaggaagacctttctctctgtctctctctctcactgtccactctgcctgtcaaaatttttttttaaaattaaaaaagaaaagtgaatctTATATTTTGTAGCATGTTATTATTTACAAAGCCCTTTGTCATTCTCTCTCAGTCCTGGCTAAAAATATCTTGACCTTTAATCAAAGCAAGGAAGAAATTTTTGcttatgagaaaactgaggcagaacATTTCTGAATCAAATTAATAGAACCAACAAGGGTGTTGGAACACAAATCTACATGTTTCTGCCTCAATATATCTTTGTAATGATGAAGTCTGGTCCATGGAAAATCCTACTGGATGATTTGTAGGGACTTCTGGATTGACAGAACACAAGTCTTATTCTGCTTGGGAACCCCTCATCCTGTTTAAAACTTTCTTCATGGCCTCCTTCACCTCCTTATTTCTCAAGCTGTAGATCATTGGGTTGAGCATGGGGATGACCACAGTGTAAAATACTGATACAATCTTGTCTTCCCAGAGGGATTTTCCCATGTTACCTTTCAGGTACATGAATATGAGTGTTCCAAAGAAAAGAGCCACTGCAGTCATGTGAGACGCACAAGTGGAGAAGGTCTTGGCTTTGCCACCTGCTGTGTGAATCTTCATAATAGCCCGAATGATGAATACATAAGACATAAGAATAACTGAAATGCTGGTTGTGATGACCAAGAAAGCTAAGAGGAAGATTACCTTCTCCCGTGGTCCAGTCTCACTACAGGCAAGTTTCAGCAGGGGTGGGAGATCACAAAAGTAGAAGTCCACTTGGTTGgacttacagaaagagatggagaaggtACACCCAGTGCGGACCACAGAATTGAGCATGGCACCTGCATATGCTGCAGCCACCAGCCCCAGACGGGTCTGTGCTGTCATGGCTGTAGCATAGAGGAGGGGGTTACATACAGCCATgtagcggtcataggccatcacTGCCAAAAGAAAGCATTCTGTACTAGCATAAAGGGTGAAAAAGAAGAACTGAGTAGCACAGCGCTCATAGGTGATGACCATCTTATCCGTTCTCAAGGTCTCAAGCAACTGAGGGACAATAACAGAAGAGTAGCAAAGGTCCAGGAAGGAAAGGTGactgaggaagaagtacatgggagtCTGGAGTCGGGGGTCACTCTGAATTAACATGATCATTCCCAGGTTTCCCCCCATGGTGATGAGATAAAGGGCCAGGAATACAAAAAAGAGAACCATCTTCAACTCTGCCTGCAGCAGGAATCCCATCAGAACAAATTCTGTCACCGTGGTGCCATTCTCTGCCATGAAGCCACAGTCACCTGCTGAAATAAAAGAAAGTCTCATTGAAGACAAACTTAGGTGACCATGGCTTCACGTAATCACTGTTCAGTAATGATATTGACCTTTCAGATTTATAAAGCTGTTACATTTTTCACAAAGGTTATTTCTCAGGAATTCTTGGAGCACAtattgttaattccatttttgatgGAAGAATATGAAGGACATGGAGGTAAAGTGACATTTTCAAGATGTCATACTTAGTAAATAAGCAAAGCTAGGACCTAACACTCGGTTCTTTAGGCACCTGCAAACTTCTGACAAGTCCCAAATTGGAAAGCTACATCAGTCTAAAACAGGACCAGAAAACGTTTTTGTTGGGGAAATCCTAATGGTAAAGTGTGAAGGACATGGTCTTTGAAATCAAATGTTGATCTAAATGCCTTCAGACTATGAGCAAGTTAGCCAACCTCAGCCTCCTTGATTATATAGGGACTACAGGGCCAAATTTACAATATTATTGTGAAAGACATCATTTCTATATTGTGTATGTCACATAATTCAATTCACACacttagaattattttttctaaatgtagCATATATgctcaataaaatatattcagtttTCAAAAGCAAGGAAATATTGTCatctgcaacaacatggatgaacttagAGGTCAttgtgctaaatgaaataaaccaggcacagaaagacaaatattgaataatttcatttatatgtgtAATCCAAAATAGTTGAACTCAGGGAAACAGAGAGGCAATGGTGAAAAATGCAAAAGGACATCCCCCCTATTCCaccatctctgtccttaatgtgttgttcaatgtgaattaatgcgataactagtactcaaacagtattttacactttatgttctgtgtaggtgcaaactgatgaaatctttacttaatatatactaaattgatctgtatgtaaagataattgaaaatgaatcttgaagcaaatggaatgggagagggagatgggaaggttgcgggtgggagggaagttatgggggggggggaagccattgtaatccataagctgtactttggaaatttatatttattaaataaaagttaaataaatttaaaatgcaaaaggaaaGGGGTTTGAGGAGTTGTTGGccaaaggatacaaaatttctATATACAGGAGCATTAAATTCAAGGATCTATTGCACAGCATGGTGACTGTAGCTAATAATAGTATACTCTACAACAGCACTtccaacagttcatggaaaatggaatttaaaaatgggtttattttggcacaaaaaaatttgaaatccttgcatatgaGTATACTTGAACATTTCTGAGAATCAATTTTAGGGTTCTCACCCCCAAAAAAGAATATGATGTTATACATATGTTAAATAGtttgattcattcattccacattgtatacatatttcaaaaactCATGTTTTATaccataaatatatgcaatttttatttatcaattataaataaataaataatggttaagccataaaaatattttttctaaattctaGGAAAACATTAGTGACATGCTTGTAAGTTCCTATACACATTCTGGAATCACCTTATCTCCAAGTCCACAGCCCCCTAACCTTCTAACATTAACCTTACCTTTCTTTGAGGTTGTTTTTGGTGTGCACATGTTCACAGTGGATTTGCATGCTGTACAGAGAGCTATAAAGAACTAGCACTGTTAGAACCTCCATAGCCTGTTGCCTGCCaagctgcttcttcctctctgttcctGCCAAGCAGCATGGCCTGGTTTCCAGTTTCTCCTCTTGTTCCAGAGGACCTGTCCCATTTTTCAAATGCCAGGTCATTATCGATCAGTGAGATACATGAATCAAGCCATTCTAGAATTAGCCTGCAAAGCTCATTAAGGGACTAAGCTATCACACTGCATTTAGAATTCTGATACAGATGGGGTTCTTGCCAGGTATTTGGACAACCCTATCTCTGTGCCTTTGGGTACTGATAATTTGGGGTAATGAAAACACCAGCCAGAGATTTCAAAGGTGATTCTTCTTGTCCTCTTTCCATCCTTGAAACAAAACTGAATTTGAGAAAGATGTCATAGAATTCCAAATAAAGTGAAACTTTGGTCAAGATTTGGCAAAAGCTGATCTAATGATGGAATAAACATCAGCCTCTGGTAGCTTTTTCCCACTGAATTCTTGATAATGTAAATATTTAGGTTGCTTTCCCACTTACAGTCAAACCTTATCCTGATATTCTCCCAAGCAATACCTTACTGTGTTCTGAAGACTTCATGCAAATcatcctcattaaaaaaaatcaggatggccggcgctgtggcttaacaggctaatcctccgccttgcggcgccagcacaccgggttctagacccggtcagggcgctggattctatcccggttgcccctcttccaggccagctctctgctatggcccgggaaggcagtggaggatgacccaggtctttgggccctgcacccgcatgggagaccaggagaagcacctggctcctggctttggatcagcaagatgtgccagccgcagcggccattagagggtgaaccaacggcaaaaaggaagacctttctctctgtctctctctctcactatccactctgcctgtcaaaaaataaaaaaaaaaaattaaaaaaaataaaataaaataaaacagaggataaattcagttatttatttaataagagTCTTCTGAGACCTTACCACATACTAGATACTCATTTAATTGCTTGGAACAAAGCAAACATCCCTGTCTTTGAGGAGTAGATATTCTATCAGAGGTAGGCATAAAcaatatatgcgggttttttttgacaggcagagtggacagtgagagagagagacagagagaaaggtcttcctttgccattggttcaaccccccccaatggctgctgcagccggcgcactgtgctgatccgaagccagaagccaggtgcttctcctggtctcccatgccggtgcagggcccaagcacttgggccatcctccactgtactcctaggccacagcagagagctggactggaaggggagcaaccagggcagaatccggtgccccgaccgggactagaacccagtgtgccggcgccgcaggtggaggatttgcctattgagccaACAATATATGTTTAATAactaagaagaagaaatgagtttTCTACTGTGGTAGAGAATGGTGAGTGCTATGAAGAGAATCCTGCTGGAAATGGGGACTTAACATCAAAGCAAGGAAAGGAGTTCTAaaaaggagcaggaggagggaaggtggggtcatgggcaggagagagggtagggtgggaagtatcattagactcttaaatctgtatatatgggggccgacactgtggcataacaggtaaaaaatgggcaccagttcaagtcccggctgctccacttccaatccagctctctgctatggcctgggaaagcagtagaagatggcccaagtccttggcccttgcacccatgtgggagactcagaagaagctcctgtttcctggctcggATCATTGAAGCTCCggacgttgcagccaactggggagtgaatcagcagatggaagacctttctctctttaccGCTCCTTCTccttgtgtgtaactctgactttaaaataaataaataaatctttttttaaaaaaatctataaatatgaaatacatgtaatttgttcactttatataaatttttaaaaattttaaaggcctTCTGAACAGGCAACATGATTTTGAAGTCACTGATTCActtttccatctcttttttttctgccttcctcAGCCCCTGTAAAACCATGTCCTCCACTCAGCTGATTAGAGCACTTCTATTTCATAGAATGGGATATTGCCCAATTctagaatttcaaataaaagccAACTAAATCTTTAAACTAAATATGTTGTGTCTTTGGTGATAATAACAGCAGTCTAAATACTGTTCTAGTATTTTGTATTAACTGCCTCATTTACTTCTCACAACGCAACAACACAGGACATATTCTTATTATCTCCATTTATAGAGTGGGAAACAGAGCCTAACAGAGATGGAGCACTTTGGTTTAAGTAAACCACTTAAGCACGGATTTGAACCATGATCTGCTGGGCTCCAGAGTCATGCTCCCAACCTCTATCCCATGGATCATGAGTATGGTAACAATGAGAATTACCCTATAGAAAGCCCCTTTTTCATGCCCTGGACTTTTCTAGAGGCTTTACATACATTACCCTCTTATACTTTGGCAAGGAGAAAAGTGACATAAGTTAGATAGATAAAAGATTTTGGCAAGAGACCTCAATTCTGAATTGGAAACACTGTATGTGTTCTTTTTGTAGTATCAGCTTAGTCATCATATCTTGTCTGCAGGgataggagaggagaaaagatgctcaaagcaaaaatcaaaataaactgCAATAATGGTCTGTGCCTACCAAGAACCATCACCTCTAGGCCAGACTGTAGTTGCAAGACAAAAGTCGTGTGAACCAACTGCGCTCCTGCTTAGCCTCTTCTTTGCTCAAATCtcatctctcatttttaatttattttactgcaTGTTATGCATTTTTATAAACCACTTTAAATCTCTTTTGAAGAGAGATattgattaataaataaatacaatataaaattGCCTGTTCACTGGATGCCAGGATAATCAGAATAATTAGCCCTATAGCATCAGACAGTAACAGCGCCACCAGAGGACTTTGCCAAATGAGTTCTGGAAAGGCAATCCACAAACAGTAGTTCAACATGAAACAGACTTATCAGTGGATGACAGAGACAGGCAGGTGCTCAAGGGTGGATTTGGAAAAGCTTAGGGATGCCCCCAGGCCTGTGCTACAATAGCCATCTCGTGAAATCATAAATCAAAATCCAAAGACAGTCCTTTCATTCTAAGATACAGAACAGCATGAAGGGGATGAGAGAGGTTACCCTACTTCACAGAATACCATAATGTGGTCCTTCTGTGcataaatatgttcattttttaattggCAGAGAAACTATTTTTAGAAAAGTAGGATTACCTAATAATTGCTGATCTTCAGAGTAACTAGAAAACATGGTTCCCTACAAGAAAAATTTTACTATCGACATTTCAAAACTTGTCCAGAGTGATTTATGATTCTAGATAGAACAAGTGATTGAATTCCTTAAGATAAAaattaaggaataaaaatagCATCTCCACAAAATCTCCAAGCAGAGGAAGCTATGAATCCATGTGTTCTCAGGGGAAAACATATTATATCCCAGGGAATTCAGATAAAGTAAGAATCTGGGTAAGCAAGAACAGAATCCTAAAGAAAAGGTTCTTGTTTTTAAAGTCCACAAAATGGTGAAATTGCTGGCTATTATCAGAGAATAAAACTGATTTGAAGGAtggcatgaaaaaaaaagaatgtgcagaaaaataaacaccttccaaaacaaacagaatttgaaagaatttgttccCATTCATCTAACCTTACAAATAATGcataaggatgtactacacacaaaaacagaataatagtcatcattatgaaagaatgtaaaagcagaaaatctcctagtaaaattacaaaggaaatccaaagcaaacaataggaatatttatggaaaaattgtaaGACAAAgtcttacttatcaatagtaaactTGAATCTAaatagcctaaattctccaattaaaagatatagattggctgaatggattgaaaaataaGACCCATGTATCTGCTGCCTAAAGGAAGCACACTTCACCAAAAAAAAGATTCATGCAGACTAaaactgaaaggatggaaaaagatattccatatcagtggaaagcaaaaacaagcaggtaTAACCATCCTAATAACAGATAAAATAAACTCTAacacaaaaactataaaaagagacattatgtaaatgttatgtaacatttaagggatcaattcaacaggaagatgtgactattataaatatatatgcaaccAAAGCCACGgtgcctggttatttaaaagcaatcttaatatatataaagggagacataaactccaacACAGtaataatgggagacttcaacaccccactttcgtCATAGGACAGATCAGCTCAAcagaatcaacaaagaaacaactgagctaatctacactatggaccaaattgacctaactgatatctatgaAACATTTCATCACACAGTTGgataatatatattcttttcacCAGCacatggaacttcctctaggacAGATGTGatgctaggccataaggcaagtctcagcaaattctaaaagattgaaatcataccatatatcttttctgaccacagtggaatgaagctggaaattaacaacttaagatactctagaaaatatgaagactgaacaacatgctcctaa
This window of the Lepus europaeus isolate LE1 chromosome 7, mLepTim1.pri, whole genome shotgun sequence genome carries:
- the LOC133763618 gene encoding olfactory receptor 9I1-like, yielding MAENGTTVTEFVLMGFLLQAELKMVLFFVFLALYLITMGGNLGMIMLIQSDPRLQTPMYFFLSHLSFLDLCYSSVIVPQLLETLRTDKMVITYERCATQFFFFTLYASTECFLLAVMAYDRYMAVCNPLLYATAMTAQTRLGLVAAAYAGAMLNSVVRTGCTFSISFCKSNQVDFYFCDLPPLLKLACSETGPREKVIFLLAFLVITTSISVILMSYVFIIRAIMKIHTAGGKAKTFSTCASHMTAVALFFGTLIFMYLKGNMGKSLWEDKIVSVFYTVVIPMLNPMIYSLRNKEVKEAMKKVLNRMRGSQAE